DNA from Mycobacteriales bacterium:
CGGCCTGGTTAGGGGCGCGAACGAAGTCCGACAACTCATGCATCCGGCCATCCTCACAGGACCCGAGCCCCTCATCCACCGAGATACGGTCAGCACTCCAGCACGGTGGACAAGGCCGATTCTGTCCGACATAATCGCGGCGGTGTGGAGTACGCCGGGATGTCGTGGACGGCCGGGGCGCGGAAGCACCGGGTGTCCCGGGGTTAGGTACGCCACGTGGTGGACCATGCCGGGCTGTACTTCGTCCGACCGGCTACGCCGCGGACCGCCCCGACGAGGCGGTGTTCTTCCTCGGCGACGACGAGGCAGGCACGCCGCTGGAGGTTGTCGGCGTGGAGCGGGCCGACGGACGACTGCGGGTCATCCACGCCATGCCCATGCGCGCCGGCTACCAGGATCTGTACGAGGAGGCGAAGAAATGGCGACAGTGAAGCCGACCGGTGACGAGCCGGTGGTCACCAAGGCGGGAACCCGCCTCGACCCCGACTACGAGCAGCGCCTGGCCGCGGAAGCCGAGGCCGGCTTTGCCCCCGCCACCCTGACCCGCCGCCACGCCGGCCGACCCTCCCTGTCCGGACGGGCCGGCCACTCCAAGCGGGTCGACCTCCGCGTCGACGATGAGACCTACGAGGCGATCCAGCGGATCGCCGACCAAGACCATCGCAGGGTCAGCGACGTCGTTCGCGACGCCATCAACCGCTACCTCGAAGCAAGCTGACGAAGATCGCTGAGCGAGCAGATAACCATGGCTTCTCGCTCAGCGGTGACCTGCGAAGAGGCCGGTCAGCACGGCGCTGGGCGCGGGATGGCTTCTCAGCACTTGGTCGCAGGTTCGATTCCTGCCGGGCGCACGCAGGCCCGCTGAGCTGTGGTTTCGTGTTCGCGTTGCCTGGTCTGAGCCGCTGCACAGCGCTCGACTCCGGTGTCGGGGTGGTCGATACCGTGACTACGTGAGCACGCACGGCGTCACGGGCGGTCTACGACGACCGTGCGTCGACGACGACTCCCCCCGTCCTGAGCGACGGCGTCATCGTCCTGAGGTGCCTGAGCGGAGAGGACGCTGCGGAGCACCTCGCCGGTGAGGACGGCGACCAGATCCGGTGGCTGTCCGGCGGCCCGGGGTCAGTGGAACGTGTGCCGTACTGGATCGACTCCAATCGCGAACAGTGGAGAACGGGTGGCCCGCGTCGCCACTTCGGCGTCCGGGATGCCCATACCGACGCGCTCGTGGGCAACGTCGAGGCGAATCT
Protein-coding regions in this window:
- a CDS encoding ribbon-helix-helix protein, CopG family — protein: MATVKPTGDEPVVTKAGTRLDPDYEQRLAAEAEAGFAPATLTRRHAGRPSLSGRAGHSKRVDLRVDDETYEAIQRIADQDHRRVSDVVRDAINRYLEAS